Proteins from a genomic interval of Phalacrocorax aristotelis chromosome 3, bGulAri2.1, whole genome shotgun sequence:
- the LOC142055825 gene encoding uncharacterized protein LOC142055825, translating to MDVINKIAAMSPPTSKKETQAFLGVVGFWRMHIPNYSLIVSPLYQVTRKKNDFKWGPEQRQAFEQIKREIVHAVALGPVRAGQDVKNVLYTAAGENGPTWSLWQKAPGETRGRPLGFWSRGYRGSEARYTPTEKEILAAYEGVRAASEVVGTEAQLLLAPRLPVLGWMFKGNIPSTHHATDATWSKWVALITQRARVGNPSRPGILEVIMDWPEGKDFGLSPEEEVTRAEEAPLYNKLPADEKQYALFTDGSCRLVGKHRRWKAAVWSPTRQVAETAEGEGESSQFAEVKAIQLALDIAEREKWPVLYLYTDSWMVANALWGWLQQWKQSNWQRRGKPIWAATLWQDIAARVEKLVVKVRHVDAHVPKSRATEEHRNNQQVDRAAKIEVAEVDLDWQHKGELFLARWAHDTSGHQGRDATYRWARDRGVDLTMGIIAQVIHECDTCAAIKQAKRVKPLWYGGRWLKYKYGEAWQIDYITLPQTRQGKRHVLTMVETTTGWLETYPVPHATARNTILGLEKQVLWRHGTPERIESDNGTHFRNSLIDTWAKEHGIEWVYHIPYHAPASGKIERVRASQPMEDQL from the exons atggatgtgatcaacaaaatagcagccatgtctccaccaactagcaaaaaggaaacacaagctttcttgggcgttgtgggtttttggagaatgcatattccaaattacagtctgatcgtgagccctctctatcaagtgacccggaaaaagaatgatttcaaatggggccctgagcaacgacaagcctttgaacagattaaacgagaaatagtccatgcagtagctcttgggccagtccgggcaggacaagatgtaaaaaatgtgctctacactgcagccggggagaatggccctacctggagtctctggcagaaagcacctggggagacccggggtcgacccctagggttttggagtcggggatacagagggtctgaagcccgctatactccaactgaaaaagagatattggcagcatatgaaggggttcgagctgcttcagaagtggttggtactgaagcacagttgctcctggcaccccgactgccagtgctgggctggatgttcaaaggaaacatcccctctacacaccatgcaactgatgctacgtggagtaaatgggttgcactgatcacccagcgggctcgagtaggaaaccccagtcgcccaggaatcttggaagtgattatggactggccagaaggcaaagattttggattatcaccagaggaggaggtgacacgtgctgaagaagccccactgtataacaaactgccagcagatgagaagcaatatgccctgttcactgatgggtcctgtcgccttgtgggaaagcaccggagatggaaggctgctgtatggagtcctacacgacaagtagcagaaactgctgaaggagaaggtgaatcgagccagtttgcagaggtaaaggccatccagctggccttagacatcgctgaacgggaaaagtggccagtgctctatctctatactgactcctggatggtggcaaatgccctgtggggctggctgcagcaatggaagcaaagcaactggcagcgcagaggcaaacccatctgggctgccacattgtggcaagatattgctgcccgggtagagaaactggttgtaaaggtacggcatgtggatgctcacgtccccaagagtcgggccactgaagaacatcgaaacaaccagcaggtagatcgggctgccaagattgaagtggctgaggtggatctggactggcagcataagggtgaactatttctagctcggtgggcccatgacacctcaggccatcaagggagagatgcaacatacaggtgggctcgtgatcgaggggtggacttgaccatgggtattattgcacaggttatccacgaatgtgacacatgcgctgcaatcaagcaagcgaagcgggtaaagcctctgtggtatgggggacgatggctgaaatataaatatggggaggcctggcaaattgactatatcacactcccacagacccgccaaggcaagcgccatgtgcttacaatggtagaaacaacgactggctggctggaaacatatcctgtcccccacgccactgcccggaacactatcctgggtcttgagaaacaagtcctgtggcgacatggcaccccagagaggattgagtcagacaatgggactcatttccgaaatagcctcatagacacctgggccaaagagcacggcattgagtgggtgtatcacatcccctatcacgcaccagcctctgggaaaattgaaag agtacgagcctcccaacccatggaagatcaactatga